One genomic segment of Chitinophaga sancti includes these proteins:
- a CDS encoding glutamine synthetase III — translation MQSLRFTALENLSGVDSKITSEALTGTKITEVFGSNVFAGKAMRESLSDEAYKSLMNSIKAGTKIERKMAEQIASGLKAWAMKKGVTHYTHWFQPLTGTTAEKHDSFFTLKSDGTPLETFDGDALVQQEPDASSFPNGGLRATFEARGYTAWDPSSPPFILEQGFGKTLCIPTIFVSYTGESLDYKAPLLKALSAIDKAAVDVCNYFDKNVTKVTPTLGWEQEYFLVDENLANARPDLVMTGRTVVGHAPSKGQQLEDHYFGSIPERAYAFMRDFELESYKLGIPLRTRHNEVAPSQFECAPIFEEVNIAVDHNSLLMDVMNKVAKRHKLKCLLHEKPFAGINGSGKHNNWSMATDTGVNLLAPGKTPKTNLMFLTFFVNTIKAVHDYADLMRASIASPSNDFRLGANEAPPAIISVFSGKYLYDVLQEVKTRVSNKFDEQDEAILKLDLHRHIPELMLDNTDRNRTSPFAFTGNKFEFRAVGSSANCASAMTVLNTIVAKTLATFKVEVDALIEKGEKKEIAIMQTLRKYIVDSEKVLFEGDGYSEEWEKEAEKRGLPNVKTTPQALDAFVTEKSTKLFTEVGIYTEKELHARHEILLEDYVKKVQIEARVIGDLATNTILPSAITYMNSLITNIRGLKEIGLGDAAVKAQTQIANKIAEHVNVISENVQAMIEARKVANKVTDSRQKAIDYCEKIKPYFDVIRYHSDKLEFLVDDKQWALPKYRELLFLR, via the coding sequence ATGCAATCGTTACGCTTCACCGCGCTGGAAAACCTTTCTGGCGTTGATTCCAAAATCACATCCGAAGCACTCACCGGTACTAAGATCACCGAAGTGTTCGGCAGCAATGTATTCGCAGGAAAAGCAATGCGGGAAAGCCTGAGTGATGAGGCTTACAAGAGCCTGATGAACTCAATTAAGGCTGGCACCAAAATCGAACGTAAAATGGCTGAGCAGATCGCATCTGGTCTGAAAGCCTGGGCAATGAAAAAAGGTGTTACCCACTACACACACTGGTTCCAACCATTAACTGGTACTACTGCTGAAAAACATGACTCTTTCTTCACCCTGAAGAGTGATGGTACCCCGCTGGAAACATTTGACGGCGACGCTCTGGTACAACAGGAGCCTGATGCTTCTTCATTCCCTAATGGTGGTCTGCGTGCTACATTCGAAGCGCGTGGTTACACTGCATGGGATCCTTCCTCCCCTCCATTCATCCTGGAACAGGGATTTGGTAAGACACTCTGCATTCCTACTATATTCGTTTCATACACCGGTGAATCACTGGACTACAAAGCACCTCTGCTGAAAGCATTATCTGCTATCGACAAAGCTGCTGTAGACGTATGTAACTATTTCGATAAAAACGTTACCAAAGTTACTCCTACCCTCGGTTGGGAACAGGAATACTTCCTGGTTGACGAAAACCTGGCTAACGCTCGTCCTGACCTGGTTATGACTGGCCGTACCGTAGTTGGTCATGCACCATCCAAAGGTCAGCAGCTGGAAGACCATTACTTTGGTTCTATCCCAGAGCGTGCTTACGCTTTCATGCGTGATTTCGAACTGGAATCATACAAACTGGGTATTCCTTTGAGAACCCGTCACAACGAGGTAGCTCCTTCTCAGTTTGAGTGTGCGCCTATCTTCGAAGAAGTGAACATCGCAGTTGACCACAACTCCCTGCTCATGGACGTGATGAACAAGGTTGCTAAACGTCACAAACTGAAATGCCTGCTGCACGAGAAACCATTTGCTGGTATCAACGGTTCAGGTAAACACAATAACTGGTCTATGGCTACCGACACCGGCGTTAACCTGCTGGCTCCTGGTAAGACTCCAAAGACCAACCTGATGTTCCTGACTTTCTTCGTTAATACGATCAAGGCTGTTCATGACTACGCTGACCTGATGAGAGCTTCTATCGCTTCTCCAAGCAACGATTTCCGTCTGGGCGCTAACGAAGCACCTCCGGCAATCATCTCCGTATTCTCAGGTAAATACCTGTACGATGTACTGCAGGAAGTGAAAACCCGCGTAAGCAACAAGTTCGATGAGCAGGATGAAGCTATCCTGAAACTCGACTTGCACCGTCACATTCCAGAACTGATGCTGGACAACACCGACCGTAACCGTACTTCTCCGTTTGCCTTCACTGGTAACAAGTTCGAGTTCCGTGCTGTAGGTTCTTCTGCTAACTGTGCTTCTGCAATGACAGTGCTGAATACTATCGTGGCTAAAACCCTCGCTACCTTCAAGGTTGAAGTGGATGCCCTGATTGAAAAAGGTGAGAAAAAAGAGATTGCGATTATGCAAACTCTTAGAAAATATATTGTAGATTCGGAAAAAGTTTTATTCGAAGGCGACGGTTATAGCGAAGAGTGGGAAAAAGAAGCCGAGAAGAGAGGTTTACCAAATGTAAAAACTACTCCTCAGGCCCTGGATGCTTTCGTAACTGAGAAATCTACTAAACTGTTCACAGAAGTAGGTATCTACACAGAGAAGGAACTGCATGCACGTCATGAAATCCTCCTCGAAGACTATGTGAAGAAGGTACAGATCGAAGCCCGTGTTATAGGCGACCTGGCTACCAACACGATCCTGCCTTCAGCAATCACCTATATGAATAGTTTGATCACTAACATCCGTGGTCTGAAAGAAATAGGTTTAGGCGATGCAGCTGTTAAGGCGCAAACGCAGATTGCTAACAAAATAGCCGAACATGTTAACGTCATCAGTGAGAATGTACAGGCTATGATTGAAGCGCGCAAAGTAGCTAACAAAGTTACTGACAGCCGCCAGAAAGCTATAGATTATTGTGAAAAAATTAAGCCGTACTTTGATGTGATCAGATACCACTCCGATAAACTGGAGTTCCTGGTAGATGACAAACAATGGGCATTGCCTAAGTACAGAGAGCTGCTTTTCTTGCGATAA
- the purL gene encoding phosphoribosylformylglycinamidine synthase subunit PurL has translation MQTSVETPDKFSQTSVETAEQLGLTADEFERIKNILGRTPNFTELSMYSVMWSEHCSYKNSIVWLKTLPRDGERLLVKAGEENAGLVDIGDGYACVFKIESHNHPSAIEPFQGAATGVGGIHRDIFTMGARPIAALNSLRFGNLNDKKTQHLLKGIVHGIGHYGNCFGVPTVAGETYFEDCYGTNPLVNAMSVGVVKVGQTVSATSYGAGNPVFIVGSATGKDGIGGASFASANITEDSVEDLPSVQVGDPFQEKKLLEACLEIIPTGALVGMQDMGAAGITCSTAEMSAKGEHGMIIHLDKVPTRQQNMKAWEMLLSESQERMLIVLHKGQEAEVLKIFEKWDLHCVQIGEVTTDKSLKFYMNDVLEADVPAESLVLGGGAPQYHRAYTEPVYFEKIKAFSIQNIPDTLHAQFAAERLVKLPNIASKRWIYTQYDSMVGTANATTNAPSDAAIVTVKGTKKVLAVTTDCNSRFVYADPHIGGQIAVAEAARNIVCSGGEPVAITNCLNFGNPYDPEVYYQFVHAIKGMGEACRKFNTPVTGGNVSFYNQSPEGAVYPTPTIGMLGILDSIEDRMTLNFKEAGHLVYLLGRSRNDINSSEYLHKLIGIEFSPAPHFHLEEEAQLQNAITRLNKAGLIQSAHDVSEGGLFITLLESAMSSGLGFDVHTNANFRKDAYLFGESQSRAVVTVRPEDKEKFEALLHGLVDATEYSVRYEKIGSVKGEHVVVDGEDWGKVSQWKQQYDTAIERNLA, from the coding sequence ATGCAAACTTCCGTAGAAACTCCAGATAAGTTCTCCCAGACTAGCGTTGAAACAGCTGAACAGCTTGGGCTTACTGCAGACGAATTTGAGCGCATAAAGAACATCCTTGGCCGTACGCCAAACTTCACTGAACTGAGTATGTATTCTGTAATGTGGAGTGAGCATTGCAGTTACAAAAACTCAATCGTGTGGTTAAAAACACTGCCCCGCGATGGGGAGCGCCTGCTGGTAAAGGCAGGTGAAGAGAATGCCGGTCTGGTGGATATAGGCGATGGTTATGCCTGTGTATTCAAAATCGAATCACATAACCACCCTTCTGCTATCGAGCCATTCCAGGGTGCGGCTACCGGTGTAGGTGGTATTCACCGTGATATCTTCACAATGGGTGCCCGTCCGATTGCTGCATTGAACTCTCTGCGTTTTGGTAATTTGAATGACAAGAAAACACAGCACCTGCTGAAAGGTATTGTGCATGGTATCGGTCATTATGGCAACTGCTTTGGTGTACCTACTGTGGCTGGCGAGACTTACTTCGAAGATTGCTATGGTACTAACCCGCTTGTAAACGCGATGAGCGTTGGGGTGGTAAAAGTAGGCCAGACAGTATCTGCTACTTCTTATGGTGCTGGCAACCCTGTATTCATCGTAGGTTCTGCAACCGGTAAAGATGGTATAGGCGGTGCTTCTTTTGCAAGTGCGAACATCACCGAAGACAGTGTGGAAGATCTGCCTTCCGTACAGGTAGGAGATCCATTCCAGGAAAAGAAACTGCTGGAAGCATGTCTTGAAATCATTCCAACCGGTGCGCTGGTAGGTATGCAGGACATGGGCGCAGCTGGTATCACCTGTTCTACCGCAGAAATGAGTGCGAAAGGAGAACATGGTATGATTATCCACCTGGATAAGGTACCTACCCGCCAGCAGAACATGAAAGCATGGGAAATGTTGCTGAGCGAAAGCCAGGAGAGAATGCTGATCGTATTGCACAAAGGCCAGGAGGCCGAAGTGCTGAAAATATTTGAGAAATGGGACCTGCATTGCGTGCAGATTGGTGAAGTAACTACCGACAAGTCACTGAAGTTCTATATGAACGATGTGCTGGAAGCAGATGTACCTGCAGAAAGCCTGGTGCTGGGTGGTGGTGCTCCTCAATATCACCGCGCTTATACCGAGCCTGTTTACTTCGAAAAAATCAAAGCTTTCAGTATCCAGAACATTCCGGATACCCTGCATGCACAGTTTGCAGCAGAAAGGCTGGTCAAGCTGCCTAACATCGCTTCCAAACGCTGGATCTATACCCAGTACGATAGCATGGTAGGTACAGCGAATGCCACTACAAACGCGCCAAGTGATGCTGCTATCGTAACCGTAAAAGGCACGAAGAAAGTACTGGCCGTAACTACTGACTGTAACAGCCGTTTTGTATATGCTGATCCTCACATTGGTGGTCAGATCGCTGTAGCCGAAGCAGCCCGCAACATCGTATGTAGCGGAGGCGAACCTGTTGCGATTACAAACTGTCTGAACTTCGGTAACCCTTACGATCCTGAAGTATACTACCAGTTCGTACACGCTATTAAAGGTATGGGTGAAGCCTGCCGTAAATTCAATACACCTGTTACAGGTGGTAACGTGAGCTTCTACAACCAATCTCCTGAAGGCGCTGTATATCCTACGCCTACTATCGGTATGCTGGGTATCCTGGATAGCATCGAAGACCGTATGACCCTGAACTTCAAGGAAGCTGGTCACCTGGTGTACCTGCTGGGCCGTAGCCGCAATGATATCAACAGTTCTGAATACCTGCACAAACTGATCGGTATTGAATTCAGCCCTGCTCCTCACTTCCACCTGGAAGAAGAAGCACAGCTGCAAAATGCCATCACCAGGCTGAATAAAGCAGGTCTGATCCAGTCTGCACACGATGTGAGCGAAGGTGGTCTGTTCATTACCCTGCTGGAAAGCGCAATGTCTTCCGGATTAGGGTTTGACGTACATACCAATGCTAACTTCCGTAAGGATGCTTACCTGTTTGGTGAAAGCCAGAGCCGTGCGGTAGTCACTGTAAGACCTGAGGATAAAGAGAAATTCGAAGCACTGCTCCATGGACTGGTAGATGCAACCGAATACTCTGTCCGATATGAGAAGATTGGTTCCGTGAAAGGTGAACATGTTGTTGTAGATGGAGAGGACTGGGGTAAAGTGAGCCAATGGAAACAACAGTATGATACTGCTATCGAACGCAATTTAGCATAA
- a CDS encoding pyridoxal phosphate-dependent aminotransferase family protein, whose amino-acid sequence MDIFEKLLKHLGPIGEHSDRAHGYFAFPKLEGEIGPRMKFRGNEKIVWSLNNYLGLANHPEVRATDAKAAADFGLAMPMGARMMSGNTNYHEKLEKELSDYMGKEDTTLLNYGYQGIMSAIDAVCGRRDVIVYDAECHASIIDGLRLHQGHRYVFKHNDIEDLEKQLKRAEDLIKGTSGGILVITEGVFGMAGDQGKLKEIAALKDKYEFRFLVDDAHGFGTMGKTGAGTGEEQGVQDKIDLLFNTFAKSGASIGAFISGEKKIINYLRYNMRSQIFAKSVPLPLVIGHLKRVELMRNNLELKAKLWANVNKLQSGLKERGFNIGSTNSPVTPIYLQGDIPEATAMCLDLRENYNVFCSIVVYPVIPKGQIIYRLIPTAAHNDEDIELTLKAFSETKEKLDKKVYNVAEIPMV is encoded by the coding sequence ATGGATATATTCGAGAAACTGCTGAAACACTTGGGCCCTATCGGGGAGCACTCAGACAGAGCCCACGGTTATTTCGCATTCCCTAAGCTGGAAGGTGAAATTGGTCCCCGTATGAAGTTCCGGGGCAATGAGAAAATCGTTTGGAGTCTGAACAACTACCTGGGTCTGGCTAACCACCCTGAGGTACGTGCTACAGATGCTAAAGCAGCAGCGGATTTCGGTCTCGCCATGCCAATGGGAGCCCGTATGATGAGTGGTAACACGAACTACCACGAAAAGCTGGAAAAAGAATTATCCGATTACATGGGCAAGGAAGATACAACGCTCCTTAACTATGGTTACCAGGGTATCATGAGTGCCATTGATGCAGTGTGCGGCCGTCGTGACGTGATCGTATACGATGCAGAGTGCCACGCCAGTATTATCGACGGTCTTCGTTTACACCAGGGTCACCGTTATGTGTTCAAGCACAATGACATCGAAGACCTGGAAAAACAATTGAAACGTGCTGAAGACCTGATCAAAGGTACCTCTGGTGGTATCCTGGTGATCACTGAAGGCGTATTCGGTATGGCGGGTGATCAGGGTAAACTGAAGGAAATCGCTGCCCTGAAAGACAAGTACGAGTTCCGCTTCCTGGTGGATGATGCACATGGTTTCGGTACAATGGGTAAAACCGGTGCCGGTACAGGTGAAGAACAGGGTGTACAGGACAAAATTGACCTGCTGTTCAATACCTTCGCTAAATCCGGTGCTTCTATCGGTGCTTTCATCAGCGGCGAAAAGAAGATCATTAATTACCTGCGTTACAACATGCGCTCCCAGATCTTCGCAAAATCAGTTCCATTACCACTGGTAATTGGTCACCTGAAACGCGTAGAACTGATGCGTAATAACCTTGAGCTGAAAGCTAAGCTTTGGGCTAATGTTAACAAATTACAGTCTGGCCTGAAAGAGCGTGGTTTCAACATCGGTAGCACTAACTCTCCGGTAACGCCGATCTACCTGCAGGGTGATATTCCTGAAGCAACTGCTATGTGTCTGGACCTGCGTGAGAACTATAATGTATTCTGCTCTATCGTAGTATACCCTGTAATTCCTAAAGGACAGATCATTTACCGCCTTATTCCAACAGCAGCGCATAACGATGAGGACATCGAGCTGACGTTGAAGGCATTCAGCGAAACGAAAGAGAAGCTGGATAAGAAGGTATATAATGTAGCTGAAATACCAATGGTATAA
- the pafA gene encoding alkaline phosphatase PafA, with product MYKRILCPKILTLALVTVNCVFFNQVSGQKATSPKPGQATAWDKPATPLSGRPRLVVGIVVDQMRWDYLYRFNNRYTNGGFKRMLREGFSCENTLINYTPTVTAAGHTCVYTGSVPAVHGIVGNEWFSPALNREIYCAEDSTVNTVGSTSNAGKMSPENMQVTTIGDELRLATNFKSKVVGVAIKDRGSILPAGHSATAAYWYDGTTGNWITSSYYMNRLPDWVENYNREKWPAQYLNQPWNTLYPIESYTQSAEDNKAYEGATPVFPHDISANANKGIAGTPYGNTMTLAFAQKAVNAYRLGNNGVTDMLTVSLSSTDYVGHQYGPNSIEAEDTYLRLDKDLAAFFKYLDATVGKGQYLVFLTADHGVAHVPGFSGENKLPGGSWSVAPDIKQINAIVKERFGVEKAVIGASNYQLYLDHDGIEKAGKSVKDIAAVAAKELLKDTAIANAFPLSELMNMIIPNPLRNMLINGYYAKRSGDIQYIVRPGYIEGGKTGTTHGLWYPYDAHIPLVWMGWGIHPGKSNKLTGMTDIAPTIAALLRIQMPSGNVGLVIDAIAH from the coding sequence ATGTATAAAAGAATTCTTTGCCCGAAGATTTTAACGTTAGCATTAGTTACGGTTAATTGTGTCTTTTTCAATCAGGTAAGTGGCCAAAAAGCTACTTCTCCTAAACCTGGCCAGGCTACTGCCTGGGATAAACCAGCCACGCCGCTATCAGGCCGCCCCAGGCTGGTGGTTGGCATTGTGGTGGATCAAATGCGTTGGGACTACCTGTATCGCTTTAACAACCGTTATACTAATGGTGGCTTCAAACGGATGTTGCGGGAAGGATTCTCCTGCGAAAATACACTAATTAATTATACTCCAACAGTTACGGCTGCTGGTCATACCTGTGTTTATACCGGTTCAGTACCTGCCGTACACGGAATTGTGGGGAATGAATGGTTTAGCCCGGCCTTGAACAGAGAGATCTATTGTGCGGAAGATAGTACGGTGAATACCGTGGGTAGCACTTCCAATGCCGGAAAAATGAGTCCTGAAAATATGCAGGTGACCACCATCGGCGATGAACTGAGGCTGGCTACCAATTTCAAAAGTAAAGTGGTAGGTGTGGCGATTAAGGACAGAGGATCTATATTGCCCGCAGGTCATAGCGCTACAGCGGCTTATTGGTATGACGGTACTACCGGCAACTGGATCACCAGTTCTTACTATATGAACCGCCTGCCTGACTGGGTAGAAAATTATAACAGGGAAAAGTGGCCGGCACAATACCTGAATCAGCCATGGAATACCCTGTACCCAATTGAAAGTTATACACAGAGTGCTGAAGATAACAAAGCTTATGAAGGAGCTACCCCAGTTTTTCCACATGACATAAGTGCTAATGCCAATAAAGGAATTGCTGGTACACCTTACGGTAATACCATGACCCTGGCTTTTGCCCAGAAAGCGGTAAATGCTTATCGATTAGGGAATAATGGCGTAACGGATATGCTCACGGTGAGCCTTTCTTCTACTGATTATGTAGGGCACCAGTATGGACCTAACTCTATCGAAGCGGAAGATACCTACCTGAGGTTAGATAAAGACCTCGCTGCCTTCTTCAAATACCTGGACGCCACTGTGGGCAAAGGCCAATACCTTGTATTCCTGACTGCCGATCATGGGGTAGCACATGTACCAGGTTTTTCAGGAGAAAATAAATTACCGGGTGGTAGCTGGAGCGTGGCTCCGGATATTAAGCAGATAAATGCCATTGTAAAAGAGCGTTTTGGTGTGGAAAAAGCGGTTATTGGTGCAAGCAATTATCAATTGTACCTCGATCATGATGGCATTGAGAAAGCTGGTAAATCTGTGAAGGATATTGCAGCAGTAGCAGCCAAAGAATTACTGAAAGATACCGCGATTGCAAATGCGTTTCCTTTGTCTGAACTGATGAATATGATTATCCCGAATCCTCTGAGAAATATGCTCATTAACGGGTACTATGCCAAGAGGAGTGGTGATATTCAATACATTGTTCGTCCGGGTTATATAGAAGGAGGAAAAACCGGTACAACTCATGGTTTATGGTATCCTTACGATGCACATATTCCATTGGTCTGGATGGGATGGGGTATACATCCCGGAAAGAGCAATAAGCTCACGGGCATGACGGATATTGCTCCAACTATTGCAGCTTTGTTGAGAATACAGATGCCGAGTGGAAATGTGGGGTTAGTGATAGATGCAATAGCACATTAA
- a CDS encoding enoyl-CoA hydratase/isomerase family protein, producing the protein MIYEHILYNVSGRVATLTLHRPEKRNALNAAMVVELQAALDAAGKDAAVKVIVLKGSGEAFCAGADLESLQQLQKNTREENLADSRALMALMKKIYYHDKVIIALVEGHAIAGGCGLVTLCDLSYVVPEAKLGYTEVKIGFIPALVSVFLVRKIGEGRARELLLTGRLITAAEAAGYGLITQVVPAGEIAAHVSKVAEDLCNNASGNSLKVTKRLITRVYDLPLDEALEHAAAENAVTREHADCQRGIQAFLDRQKMTW; encoded by the coding sequence ATGATATACGAACATATCCTGTATAATGTATCGGGTCGTGTGGCCACCCTTACACTCCACCGCCCTGAAAAACGCAATGCGTTGAATGCCGCAATGGTAGTAGAATTGCAGGCCGCGTTGGATGCAGCGGGCAAAGATGCCGCTGTAAAAGTGATCGTATTAAAAGGTTCCGGAGAGGCGTTTTGCGCCGGTGCGGACCTGGAATCCCTGCAACAATTACAAAAAAATACAAGAGAGGAAAATCTGGCTGATTCCCGTGCTTTGATGGCACTGATGAAAAAGATCTATTACCATGACAAGGTGATCATTGCCCTGGTAGAAGGTCATGCCATTGCAGGCGGCTGTGGGTTAGTGACGCTATGCGACCTGAGTTATGTCGTACCTGAAGCAAAACTGGGCTATACAGAGGTAAAGATCGGTTTTATCCCTGCCCTGGTATCAGTATTCCTTGTACGGAAAATAGGGGAGGGAAGGGCCCGGGAATTACTTTTAACGGGCAGATTGATCACCGCAGCAGAAGCTGCGGGCTATGGTTTGATCACCCAGGTGGTACCAGCCGGAGAGATAGCTGCTCATGTCTCGAAAGTAGCAGAAGATCTCTGTAACAATGCTTCGGGCAATTCGTTAAAAGTAACGAAGCGGTTAATCACCCGGGTATATGATCTGCCACTTGACGAAGCATTGGAACACGCTGCTGCTGAAAATGCCGTTACCCGTGAACATGCTGATTGTCAGCGGGGTATACAGGCTTTCCTGGACAGGCAGAAAATGACATGGTAA
- a CDS encoding tetratricopeptide repeat protein, translating to MNQDFPFLNDDFEEIRDLLQQFENLKSGQSHSFLDEDSFELIIDYYDEHDELPNAMQAAELAIEQFPYSSTLLLKKANLLIESKKYQEAMELLEKAAILDSTDINLYILQTDVYLAMNQHQKAAALLEEQISVFDGEDKTELLLELADVYDDCEEFDKVFECLKLTLEHAPNNEEALHKICFWTEFTGRNEESIRLHTSIINEHPYNQLAWFNLGTAYQGLKLYEKAIDAYQYAIVIDEKFDYAYRNMGDAYIRLRKYADAIDVLKKHLEIAKPEDVIYEAIGHCYDRQKKYTQARYYYRKASHLSPSNDKLYYKIGAAYIMENNWENAIKSILSAIKINKNNAEYLMALGNCYMELDRNKEALIHLLAAVRLRPSSANTWLEFIAGLYRSGFYEEAMTQLEAAIRKVGQKPVFLYCKAAISIATGQHKEGLLLLENALQESPKYLKKMLVIDPTLLQYPGVLELVSKYKPVRKRKK from the coding sequence ATGAATCAAGACTTCCCATTTTTAAACGATGATTTTGAGGAGATAAGAGACTTGTTACAGCAGTTTGAAAACCTGAAATCCGGACAGTCTCACAGTTTCCTTGATGAGGATTCCTTCGAACTGATCATAGACTACTATGATGAGCATGATGAACTCCCCAATGCAATGCAAGCGGCCGAACTGGCTATTGAACAGTTCCCCTACTCTTCGACACTTCTACTCAAAAAAGCCAACCTTTTAATAGAGTCCAAAAAATACCAGGAGGCCATGGAACTGCTGGAAAAAGCAGCCATCCTCGACAGCACTGATATCAATCTTTACATCCTGCAAACCGACGTTTACCTGGCCATGAACCAGCACCAGAAGGCTGCTGCCCTGCTGGAAGAACAGATCAGCGTGTTTGACGGAGAAGATAAAACGGAACTATTACTCGAGCTGGCTGATGTGTATGACGATTGTGAGGAGTTCGACAAAGTGTTCGAATGCCTGAAACTGACCCTTGAGCATGCGCCAAATAATGAAGAAGCGTTGCACAAGATCTGCTTCTGGACCGAATTTACCGGTCGTAACGAAGAAAGTATCCGCCTCCATACCAGCATTATCAATGAGCATCCTTATAACCAGCTGGCCTGGTTTAACCTGGGTACGGCGTACCAGGGGCTCAAACTGTATGAAAAGGCAATAGACGCCTACCAGTACGCCATCGTGATTGATGAAAAATTCGACTATGCTTACCGGAATATGGGCGATGCCTACATCCGCCTCCGCAAGTATGCCGACGCCATCGATGTGCTGAAAAAGCACCTGGAAATCGCTAAGCCTGAAGATGTGATTTATGAAGCCATCGGTCACTGCTACGATCGCCAGAAGAAATATACACAGGCCAGGTACTACTACCGCAAGGCATCGCACCTGAGCCCCAGCAACGATAAATTGTATTACAAGATCGGCGCTGCCTACATTATGGAAAATAACTGGGAAAATGCCATTAAATCCATTCTGAGCGCCATCAAGATCAATAAGAACAATGCTGAGTACCTGATGGCACTGGGCAACTGCTACATGGAACTGGACCGAAACAAAGAAGCCCTGATCCACCTGCTGGCAGCTGTACGCCTCCGTCCATCCAGTGCCAATACCTGGCTGGAATTTATAGCCGGGCTATACCGCTCAGGTTTCTACGAAGAAGCCATGACCCAGCTGGAAGCGGCTATCCGCAAGGTAGGCCAGAAGCCGGTGTTCTTGTATTGCAAGGCAGCCATCAGCATCGCTACCGGCCAGCACAAAGAAGGCCTGTTGCTGCTGGAAAATGCCCTGCAGGAATCACCTAAGTACCTGAAAAAGATGCTGGTGATCGATCCGACCCTGTTGCAATACCCAGGAGTGCTGGAACTGGTGAGCAAATACAAACCGGTGAGGAAAAGAAAGAAATGA
- a CDS encoding phosphosulfolactate synthase — MNFNLTQIPDRTAKPRNYGLTMVMDKGLSLQEAKNFLSISAPHVDILKLGFGTSFVTPNLREKIEVYQAANIPVYFGGTLFEAFLIRNQIDDFISVIKDYGIKHVEVSDGSITIPHAEKCGYIEKLSKISTVLSEVGSKDAEHIIPPYKWIELMNAELSAGASYVIAEARESGNVGIYRGSGEVREGLVQEILTQVPSEKIIWEAPQKAQQLYFLELIGCNVNLGNLAPSEVIALEAMRVGLRGDTFHLYLDKA, encoded by the coding sequence ATGAATTTTAATCTGACACAAATTCCAGATCGTACGGCGAAACCGCGTAATTATGGCCTAACCATGGTAATGGACAAAGGTCTGAGTCTGCAGGAAGCTAAGAATTTCTTATCGATTTCGGCCCCACACGTCGATATCTTAAAGCTGGGATTTGGTACATCATTCGTGACACCGAACCTGCGTGAAAAGATTGAGGTGTATCAGGCAGCTAATATCCCTGTGTATTTCGGGGGTACCTTATTTGAAGCATTCCTTATCCGTAACCAGATCGACGATTTTATCAGTGTGATCAAGGATTATGGTATTAAGCATGTTGAAGTATCCGATGGTTCTATCACGATTCCTCATGCTGAAAAGTGTGGTTATATCGAGAAACTGTCCAAAATCTCAACTGTACTGAGCGAAGTTGGTTCGAAAGACGCTGAGCACATTATTCCTCCCTATAAATGGATTGAGCTGATGAATGCTGAGCTGAGCGCTGGTGCCAGCTACGTAATCGCTGAAGCAAGAGAAAGCGGTAACGTAGGTATCTATCGCGGATCCGGTGAAGTAAGAGAAGGTCTGGTACAGGAAATCCTGACCCAGGTACCATCTGAAAAGATCATATGGGAAGCTCCTCAGAAAGCACAACAGCTGTACTTCCTGGAACTGATCGGTTGCAACGTGAACCTGGGTAACCTGGCTCCGTCAGAAGTGATAGCGCTGGAAGCAATGAGAGTAGGTCTGAGAGGTGATACTTTCCACCTGTATTTAGATAAAGCATAA